From a region of the Longimicrobiales bacterium genome:
- a CDS encoding DbpA RNA binding domain-containing protein, translating into MTGKAGIRGTQSGSIQISKAFIIVEVSQDMASHVLEPLSDGKIKGKRVQTKIDKGR; encoded by the coding sequence ATGACCGGAAAGGCCGGGATCCGAGGTACCCAGAGCGGTTCGATTCAGATCTCGAAAGCCTTCATCATCGTCGAGGTCTCGCAAGATATGGCCAGCCACGTGCTCGAGCCTCTGAGCGACGGGAAGATCAAGGGCAAGCGCGTTCAAACGAAAATAGACAAGGGCCGGTAA